atTCAGACACAACATTTGTGTCTGACTGCTGAAGGGGCTTCTAGGTTTGCAAAAGCAATGGGTGTACCAGAAGTGGAAGAGGagtctttaaaaacagattactcCAGAAAGAGATGGGTGGAGAACTTGGCACCTGGATCCAATCCTGTGGAAAGTCAGATGTATGGAAAGTCtgtctctgtttcttttttaaatcaaaataggTCAGGCTCCCATGGTTCATGGATcattatatttatacagtataactgAACAGCATTTTATCATCTTTAGGTGTTTTTGTATCTAAAATAGCTTGTATTCTTTATATTACAGGGGTAAAATGGGGACAGTTGGTGCTGTTGCCATAGATTCTCAAGGCAATGTGGCCAGTGCGACCTCTACTGGTGGGATGCTAAACAAAATGGCTGGTCGTGTCGGTGATACACCCTGCGTAGGTAAGCATGTTGGCATGTTACTGTGCTACAAATTCCAGtgttatatgttaaaaatatttagcatTACACAGATAAAATCAAAAACCTTGAGCCTTGACTTGAAGCTTATAAAGCTTAAGCGTGGGCTTACAACGTTTTTCCCCTGTTTTAAATAGATAATTTGATGCAGATGGTAGGACCCTTAAAGAGTATGTAACGATTTTCATAAAAATAGtgttctacaactgtttaaataatgtacctgtaatgtttgttttcattgttaacatcctgataacctGAAGGAGTTGCAGTAATTGATGCAGGACAGtgccagggcctgaactaggagctgtgtggcgtagtcggtgaggaaggggtgacaggagcgtgccagagtagagatgtgttGAGAGTAGGAGaaggaggggtcgagggtgacactgAGGTTCTTGCTGGATgaggagagagggtggtggaatCAAGAGGAGTAGAAATAGATACTGCAAAGTCTCCTCTAGAAGTTGTAAAGTGAGGTAACCTTTGGTCACTAAATCAGAAGGGCACTGGAAAACAAAGACATGCAAAGTAGTTACACACTGGAAAATCATTAGCTCTTGTTAATATTTAGCAGGGTTCTCTGTAGACTCCCATGTCAGGGACAACTAGTGCTCCATTTGGTGTTTTCTAAGTGTCCCATTCAAGGTATGGCAAGCAAACAAATGTACTGCAATTTGACTTGCTTTAGTGAAGGAGCACACCCTCAGACACACATGGTAAACTGTTGGAGAGCTTTAGGTGAAGCATGTACCTTCCCTGACAGTCTAGGGAGAACCTTCAATATTCCTAGCACAGCTAACTTATTTTTAACACACTAACCCTATCATTTTAATTgtcaagtttgtttttaattgataacAAAACAATTGAGTGTCATTTTACAATGGTGGCTAAAAGACTTGCCTTCTTCAGTGCAGAGTTAGGCCAGAGGAAACCTGCATTTCTAGAACCTGACCCTGCACAAACTGGAGGTGTGATTTAACACTGAAGTTTTCTATTAACTCAGCATTTTTATAGGTGGCTCACATTAACTGCCCTGAATGAACTTTCTATGTCTAATTAACTTGTTGTATTTACCACAGTGATATACACGAATGATAAGACTTTTACTTTATTGGCTAGATATTTGCAGCTGATTTAGTTGCTAGGCAACCCCTTCTATGTTTTTGAAAACAGATCTACAAAGTTGTATGtaaatacttttatttgtaaGCAGTGTAAAGTGTATGTAAGAACAATATATTCTGTAAGCAAAGCAAGAAAGTTCCTGAAAATAATGAGTAATAAAAACCTATGtccatctttttaaataaaaataaaaaagataccaAGATACAGGTAGGTGTCTGTCAAATAGAGCAATATATTAATCTTTAttatacatctttatttttttattcaagtttgagtatattaaaatctgtaatttgtttCCATGTATTCATTGTAGATAAACTTGAACTGACCTGATGAAAAATGAATAACTGATCTATACCATGAATAACCCAGTATGTGTAATTAGGGGTGCCTGGGTGTATCCAAgccaaaatgtttaattaaatgcaaCCATATGTAATACACTGGGGGCaatacatatgttttaaaaagatACATGTTGCCCTTGTAATACTCTGCGTGCAAGTGGAATATTCCAGTTTAGTTTCTTTTCTCCACATCCTTACTAGCCACACTCGTATAAAGGAGGCTGTTCCTTTTTCCCCAGGGTGTGGTGCCTATGCTGACAACCTGTTTGGTGCAGCCTCCCCCACTGGACACGGGGAGGCGATCATGAAGGTGACTTTGTGCAGACTCATCCTGTTTCACATGGAGCAAGGTACTGTAAACACACTCACAACAAgtctgtttgttgtgtgtgtagaTACAAAGTGAGCAGAGTGGCTGAGCGGTGCAGGTGGATGTGTTGTGTGCACAGGTGAAGTTTTTATACaaacactgcactgtataaaCCAGTATGAAAATGCTTCAGGTAGATTTTGATTTAATGCCTTTAAGTTCTGTTTTTTAAGGCTGATCTACCTTCTCGTGTACCTTGATATTTCAAAACATCCTTTTAAGCAAAATTGTACAGTAGTATGCAAATGTACTAAAACTCcttaagatttgtcatttatgtTCTTTATATAccagcctgcatgaaaaccttttGGGTGTGAGAATTTAAGTTCAGTCAGTAATTAGTGATATAGAAATAATAGGTACTTGTGTGAAAatattagaccactttgtgctttaatcaggcatcttaaacaacttctaagtgtcatgcattttaccatttgtgtctgtctttcttttctcttactattttaaatgaattgtggcctattaaagtcatcagctACATAAGCAATTATATTttcctattttgacaattttccaagattttcagttataGTGGCTTGATTTCAtaaatgcacaacaaatcaaaatggaagcaatggggtgttctaatacattggcacatttctgtatgtttcataaaatgtgtttgatcgtattaaatatttaaaactaagTTTTGAACCACATTGAGTCTGCACATATGTTATTTGCATATAGGTGCTCATATTGACTTGAATACTTCATTAGAGCGACAGAACCAGAGGTATTTCTATTTACCTGTATTCAGTCTTCATCCCAATTCAAGTAGTGATATTGTTCTGCTATCAGTGGAAATGAACTGGGCTGCTTTCAGCTTGATAGCATGCTGGAGGGTGAGAGAAGGAAATTACCAGGCACATTTGTCAAGTAAAACCTGAACATGTAAATACATACAGTTGAGCCTACAAGACCTGTTTTTAGGTCATTCACATGTCTTGTTTGTGGTTAAACATTAATCTTGTCATCAAGTGAAGTTAAAGCCAGAATAACTTTGCATCTGTCTGGGCTACGAGTATCACTATATTGGACACTGGAGGTCTTTGAATTCATCTAAGTCATGCATGATTAAGGTGgcaagttgattaaaaaaaaacaaacaaacaaaaaaacgtaccTGCTGTACTCCCCAGTAGTTGATCAGACCAATTGGCCAAATTTCCTATGAAGAAAAATTCCCCTAGTAAAATTAGGGATTCGTAATGcagagttagaaaataaacaagccAGTCTGCTACAAAGATCTAATCACTCAAAAAAACAAGACTTTGTGTTATTGTACAGCACATCAGCACAGTGTACTTACTGAGGCAAGTGTACATATGCTACCCATGGTTCTTAATTTCAACCTTTCCCTGTTTCATTGTggttcagtatgtttttttttttcttgattgtttATGGGTATGACTAgctaaatctaaataaatatttgcaatagGGTTCAAtaggacatttttaaaatgtgtgagtgTTTTAATGATAcatgcaaaatatattaaaataagattAGTGCAGAATGTAATAGTAGCTTTAGTGGAGTGACAAGACGGGATCGTTATggcaaatgtcattttattatattgtgaAGGTGGGAAGAAACATCTATTTGATGCAAAGGATGAAGAACATTAGGCAGctcattttttttctgagaacTGTAAGATAAATACCACAATGTCTATTTGTTTTCCTTCATTTACTCTTTCAATCAGGCATAATGTTCAATCATATCTGCAGTAAACTCCCTATATCCCAGTCATATTAAGCAAATGGATATGAAAATCTTTGTCTGGAACAAATATTCATGACCCTATTTGTTGTGTGAACTACTGTTTTTGTTCTTGATGTACttcttttacatgtatttatcataTAACATGTTCTTTAACTTGCTATGTAGAATACTATTCCCATTTGCTAGAGGATTTAAGGTTAGTGCTAGAAAAATTATTCAGCAATGTTGCATTTCATCAGAGATGGAACAAGATCATGCTATTATACCCCTTTCAAACCCATTTTGTGGCCTACTGACCAGCAGCTAAGCAACCAAGGGCTTGCATGCTGAATAGCCAATCACGTTACTGGATACGTTCATGACATTGCCGCATGTCGTCTTTAACTCGCCTCATGTaacatgaatgtttgttttactgtgctgCCTAAAATATGTGACCAAGGTCTGTTAcgtaagtttttaaaaatgttttacccccaattttccagtctttttttCCCTTCCCACCGCAATTCCCCACACAACTCAGgcgaactgaaggttcagtgggtgtcgtCTGATCCCACgactgagccagcttcctctttaacatccaggaactcgagagctgatgtcagcgagctactgacctctggaggacaaaggccagccctgcaggtgtctgcttttgagctcactaGGCGCCTAGCCAACAGGGTTTGCTGTAGCCACGAAAGtacctgccggttttgcctccctaacccaagGGAGCACCGTAGCCAATACGATGCTCCCTTTGGAATTCCAGCGTAGACCGGCGAATTTGGCCAGCCAGGACctgaacctgtgctgtatgactcgccatgcacaccacatggctgtgcTTGATTTACACAGGTTTTACCTGCATATGCAGTTGTGGCTTTATGTAACCCTACTGAAAGTAATTACTCGATTCTGTCCCCCCCCCTTCAGGAATGTCACCAGAAAAGGCTGCGGACACCGCGCTCGAATACATGAAGACAAGAGTACAGGGCATTGGAGGAGTTATAGTAGTTAACAGCTCTGGTGACTGGGTAGCAAGATTTACCAGCGAAAAGATGCCTTGGGCAGCAGTAAAGAATGACCAGCTCCATTATGGATTTTACAAAGGAGAATCATTCACTTTGCCAGTTAGCAGCATTTAGTTGCCTCCTTGACAGTTAAGTGATTTTCAATAGGGGGAAAATACTGGTGCTTTTTAGAAAATAGGAACATCCCAatttaagtatattttttaaacataaatactTTAAAGAGAtgcacatgcattttaatgtCTTATTTTCAGAAGCTTGAAACAAAAAGGGCACTATTTTAATCTTGTAATCAATGGTGATATTCAGATCAGCTACATTTTAGATCAGGTGAAAAGATCTCGCTGTATTTAGCTTTGCAAAGTTGCCAAAATGTCTACTATTTCTTCCAAATTATAGTTTATAATATTTTCACTTTTTACAATGTCTGTATTGTTAAACTTGTCTTTGCAGAAGCGCTCACAGTGTTCCAGAACCTCCTggagtgtttacaagaaacatgttacttttacctttgctgtattccatgttgtccatatcacagtatactttggatatttcttattttttcaatgacACGGCCATGGGTAAATTaactagggaattactttttttttttttttttttttcaacttttcctCAGGAACGTTTGCCAgtagagagtttttttttttcttctaaacattgcatCCAGTTCATGCtctctcctgcaacaatgctggtgccgTGATTTCTaatgttgcaggagggagcgtgatcggGATATATTGCTATTCTTGGAAGACTGAAGGAGATGTTTTAAATctctaaagctaaggtttacaattttagaaaagcaaactatgaaggtatgaaacagagactaacagaagtagattggagtaaaatagagaaaacacccacagaagaaggatggttgttcttcaaaaatgtggtactagaggcgcaaaacaattatatccctaaagtagacaaatgtaaatgtaaaactaaattgccaaaatgatttaatagatcaattaaaaaaaatattcagtgaaaaaaggcactttacagagcattaaaaaaggaccaaaaagaaagtacgcagaaagagtacacggaactgcaaacgcaaatcaaaaaggaagttagaggccaagagagaaatagaaatgaacattgctaagggagataaaaccaattccaaaatgtttttccaatattacaacagcaagagaacattcaaagaggagattaaatgtttaagaggtacaaatggcaaaatccattaaatgattacttttcacaagtttttacaaaggaagatactgacaacattccccacatgtcatccagttcctatccagttttaaataactttagcataactgaggcagaagtgttaaagggactaggagctcttaaaataaacaaatcccctgggccggatgagatcctcccagtagtactcaaagaaatgaaagaagtaatttacaaaccgctaaccaagatcatgcagcagtctcttgacacaggggtggtaccgacagactggaaaattgcaaacgtaataccgatccacaaaaagggaaacaaaactgaaccaggtaactacagaccagtaagcctgacttctattatatgcaaacttatggaaactataataagatccaaaatggaaaattacctatatggtaacagggtcctgggagacagtcaacatggttttaggaaagggagatcgtgcctaactaacttgcttgatttttttgaggatacaacatcgataatggataattgcaaagcatatgacatggtttatttagatttccagaaagcttttgacaaagtcccacacaaaagattaattctcaaactgaacgcagttgggattcaaggaaacacatgtacatggattagggagtggttaacatgtagaaaacagaaagtacttattagaggaaaaacctcagaatggagtgtggtaaccagcggtgtaccacagggatcagtattaggtcctctgctattcctaatctacattaatgatttagattctggtatagtaagcaaacttgttaaatttgcagacgacacaaaagtaggaggagtggcaaacactgttgcagcagcaaaggtcattcaaaatgatctagacaagattcagaactgggcagacacatggcaaatgacatttaatagagaaaagtgtaaggtactgcacacaggaaataaaaatgtacattataaatatcatatgggagatactgaaattggagaaggaatctatgaaaaagacctaggagtttttgttgactcagaaatgtcttcatctagacaatgtggggaagctataaaaaaggctaacaagatgctcggatacattgtgaaaagtgttgaatttaaatcaagggaagtaatgttaaaactgtacaatgcactagtaagacctcatcttgaatattgtgtgcagttctggtcacctcgctataaaaaagatattgctgctctagaaagagtgcaaagaagagcgaccagaattattccgggcttaaaaggcatgtcatatgcagacaggctaaaagaattgaatctgttcagtcttgaacaaagaagactacgtggcgacctaattcaagcattcaaaattctaaaaggtattgacagtgtcgacccaagggactttttcagcctgaaaaaagaaacaaggaccaggggtcacaaatggagtttagacaaaggggcattcagaacagaaaataggaggcacttttttacacagagaattgtgagggtctggaatcaactccccagtaatgttgaagctgacaccctgggatccttcaagaagctgcttgatgagattttgggatcaataagctactaacaaccaagcgagcaagatgggccgaatggcctcctctcgtttgtaagctttcttatgttcttatgttttgcCCGTTTGATTTATGACCTATGATGTTTGATTAAAAATATCAAGAGccggcaatatgtttaaaaaaaataataaaaaaaaaatacgggAAACAGCAAATGCATTTCTtataaactttgcagggtgtccTATAACACTTTAAATCTAAGTAGCTCCAAATTCTTACAATTACGAAAGTGCTGGTTCCGTTGGAAAATGTTGCAACTGTATGTGTGGAGGAAAAATGCACTGTGTGTAATGTTTAAAGGAAACCCAAATGCATAAAATAGTATTGAAAAAGACCCATTCAGTGACTCATACATATTTGTAATTTAAGATGGAATAAATGCCTTTTGGACTGAAGGGAAAGGACGGCTGTAGATAATTTCTTATTTGGGTACAAAAAAATTGCATACTGtacaacatttaaattaaagttgCTTATGATTATCCAAATACAGTAGCAGATGTGGTTACTTTCTTTCTGAATATTTAAATTGTTGAAgtgttcaaactttttttttagagaaCTCTGCTTATTTAATTGTGATGAAAGCACAAGTTGATTTGGTGCCCTCTGTTGTTTATAACACAGTACAGCATTGTGACATTCACTGCAGGTAAGTGCATCCAGCACTTTGCTAGTGTGTGAGTAGCAGTGAAGTCAATGCATCATCTAATGAGAAATGTACTGCACCTGTGTGATAAAGATTCCACCCTGCAGTAAAAAAACGATTAAAGGTGTAGCTAGACTACAAATATACTAGAAGTTGACTCACTAATCCATACTTTTGTCTTAAAAAGGCTAAGGTAAATTTTGTTAAAACATACTGTAGAATACCTTATAATAGCAAGCCTGAAATGAATGATATAGAAGGCTGTGTATTAAGCTCTCTAAAGTAGTACACAAGATTCCTAGTCAAGGTCAATGGGTGGAAGTACAACTGTCCAGTTGCTTGTGTAATTAGTAATATGAGTATGAGGACAATAACTGCTGGTATAAACATGTCTTCTCCACTGcaaaggtacagtacagtgttgcTGCATAGGATAtgattttatatgcattttttgtatgtaaaaaaaattaagtagGCTGAATATATTTGGATATGAAACTCcagagaactggtacagcacCAACATTCCCAGTGAACATTTACAGTAGTccagctgaaaaagaaaaagccttACAGCAAATGTCAACAGTAGGCACATAACAGTAAATGAGGcccagctaaatgaaatagaagaaaacaaagatttgaaaaaaaaaaaacacaaatctacaAAATGGGCTGTTCATGtaaatgtgtagtttattttttaactaagtGAAACTTAATTATTtcttaaatacaaatgaaagacTCCTTTGTGACCTATATAAAgctggatgtatacacaataaaagtttttaatgttaaaaagttAATAATTCTTTCCCCAAATGACAATTAACTTTGAAATAGACATTTTAGAAGCAGTATAAACTACTTCAGGCCATGCAGTTCCcatgaaaaatacacacacatgggTTGTGATTATGCTGAGATGAAGccaagggcctttaaccaccTAGATGTGCTAATATTTAATTGGAAACACACAGCTCTAAGTGGTTTATTCACCCTACTATGCGACTGACCTTGTATCCTATATATACTGGTGTCATGCAAATGACACATGTGAATTAACCCCTTATGCAATAGAAGGATTTTTGGGAATCATATACGAACTACTTGCATACCACAGGCATATTTAATTGGAAACACAGCTCTAAtggtggtttatatatatatatctacgtaagttatgatatatatatatatatatatatataattatatatatatacttgttttAACATATGTCAAAATTTTGTTACGTTGTAACTCatgtttttcaaattgtttttgctTGTAACGCTGTTAAAATGATATGTATTAGAAATTCTTGGTAACTCATGATTTCAAAATTGTTTGCTTGTAACAGCTGTTGCAAAAAATGATATGTAATTTATGCTGTTTCTAGTAGATAACTGGAACATTAACCTTAAAAGATGTCTTGGAATGATCAAATAAATAGAATTATATTGTGGAAATTGCTTTTCTTGATTTAAATgtgggtaaaaataaaataaaaaataatttatcccATCACAGTAAACAACCCATTTTCAAACAATTTCACTATCCCCAAATGTATGCTTAATGTCCGAAACTACACATAATCATAGATTTTTTGGATTTGTCCTTTTATAGTATTATGCTCTTATAATCTAAACCAAATGAACCTCTACCAAACAAAGCACTTTAACCATtgggattgtttattttatagaacCCAAAACTCAGATTGCTTTctcaaaaatgaatacataaataaaatgatacagtTCCCTGCTACATGTcttggtttattttgtgtatttgtgttaatCCCTGATGTTTCCTTTATCCCTAGTTGGGGATACCTCACACCATAGAAATCCCTGGAGAGAACCATCCAGATTAGAGCAACAGACTCCCTGGTTACCAGTGCCTGCCAACGCCTGGTCCAATCAGTTGAGGGAGAATGGAATGTTGTAATTTCCTGTTCTGTCGCCTGGGTGGGATACCATTGGCCTCATAATTACAGAGGGAAGTGACCAGATCTAGAAACTGTCAGGCTTGAAAAGTAGCATTTTGATTCAGGGACCTCTGCTTTGGTCAACAAAGATGCACTGTAAACTGTCATACACATTCAGGTTTTGTGCTGATTGGGTAGTACAGTTTATGTTCTTACATGCATATGTGTGTAAATACTCTGTGGTGGGGGGGGcactgttttcttattttagtgACAAAAAGTTATGTCCTGTCACAGAGAGCAAAGAATTAAAATTTCCTTTGAGAATGAATTAAACCAAAGACCTGGAATTTTGCTTTTCCCCATTTTGCTAAATATTAATGGGAGAAAATGCAGTGTCCCTAAAATTATACCCTTGCAAACATATAAGTAATGCATTGCGCAATGATATTCCCAAATTTTAGTTTGCTAATAATTCACAATGGAAGATTATACCTTCAAAGTGTTTGAAATGTCATCTTGCTTGTTTTTCAGTAGGTGTTTGTGAGGGTTAATTCTGTGAATGTATTTAATATCTTGTAGATTCAAAAAAGGCCACGGCTTTGACACTGCAGACTGTTTCTTAGTTGTGTTTAAATCTAGGTGCTTATCtgcttttcaaacacacttttctttatttaagAATACTTGGCAGCCAAAGCCAGGATGTTATTCATAAAAGGGTATAATTTGTCCAGAGGATCAACCATTCATGTACATTTGCCCTCACTTAAAACCGGGCAGTTAATCTCATGATTAATTTGAATCTATTTATGCAATTGATCTAAACGGGTGCATTTGTAAATGTAGCTAAGGTTTACAGAATATCATTAAAATAAGCTAATTATCTGCCAACTTCATCAGGTttgtacagttgcagacaaacgtattggcaccctacacttactATAAGACAATGTGCAATACAAGCATTTTCTCAATATTAGCCACTAATATGACAAAAACCAATAtacaatacacaatttctggtagtttaacaaataatctttagaaagaaaaaagcaattaagCAATTTTGAATAACCTTTAAAAAGAAGAACCTGcagatcaatgttttttttactcaTCCTTTTGTCCATGAGGTTCCATGAGAGTCTCCAACCTactgctccaaaaaaaaaagaatcagccACGACCTGCCATTTAAATGTTATAGCAGAATATAATGGGTAGATTCAGGTACGGAGGTCATTAAGAAAAATCTAAGGCGAACAGGAGAAGCAGTGCTTGTGGAAACATGAAAACTACAGCTGGGGCAAGAAACAGGGACCTCTGTAACCAATGTCAAGAGAATCGAAGAAGGTTTGAAacacaacaataacacaaaaagctAAAATGTGGTCCATAACGCTGTTGACAGATTTTGTCACTTTGTCCCTTCAGAATTATTCTGCCACTCCACCCTTACAATCTGTCTTACTTTTCCAGTGTTTACACCTATTGgattcattttgttaaaaaaaaggtaacatcGTGCTTTTCCATTTATTTGCaaaagtatacattttctttgttttctgccCTGGGTCTTACATCAATCGTGTAGCCAGTGTATTTAACCGTtataaccaggaaaaaaaaaaaaaaaaaaaaaaaaaactcactcatCGAGTTCAGTCTAGTTCAACCCTATCAAACTCAAGTCAAAAGGACACATTGCATCAGTTGCGATCAGTcaacttgaatgttttttttttgttttaaccagttGGCTAATTGACGAGACTCAGCATTCTCAGGACTACGATGAGCTTTTTAAGATAAAGTTACAAGTAACAGCTTGGTTCCTTAGGGGCATTTGCAAAACCCGCTGTGGCTGATTGGCTGGTTAGAGGTCAAtgagtctgtgtgtatgtggagttttttttattttttcccattgATGTGAATTGAGCGGAAATACATTGTACGCTGCTGTGTACCCGAGCCAGAAAGGGGTATGGTCTTATTCAAAGAACGTTCATAGAAAAAGTCGAGACCTACGGTGTGCAGGAGTGGGATTTACAAAcaaatcctgttttttatttatttatttatttatttttaactgcaaaTATTGTTGGGATTGGGAGTCAAACACAGGAAGAGATAGTGTAGTGGTTTATTATGCTTGTTTTACTAGTGTTACTATGATCGGGTTGTCTTGTAAATCTCTTTAGTGGAACTGAAACGATTtcctaagagagagagaggagagcgcgACTGCACAGAGTCCACAGCTGTCAAACAGAGGGACACGAGCAAAGTGGAAAAGACAAAGAACATGGAGAGAGATACTGGGCatttgaaatttgtttttgttttttgtttttttaagccaaaTTAAAACGTGAACGCTTATCATAAATAGACTCCCTAAAAATGTCTCCACTTAATGGAAAAATGACTTTAGGGTGCGTACTACAGGGGTCAAATGATTTACCCTTCACTTGTCTTCAGTATTTAGTACATTCCGGTGAGtataattttaaagaaaactcGATTTTATAATTCTTTACAATtcaattttaatgtaattgtaataaaattTGGTAATCCATCGCTTAACACTCCTAGTATTATATAATAGAGTACCTCTATAATTAATATGTAATGTGATGCTTGCCATGTCAAATTGTATTTGTTCTTCACAACT
The Polyodon spathula isolate WHYD16114869_AA chromosome 5, ASM1765450v1, whole genome shotgun sequence DNA segment above includes these coding regions:
- the asrgl1 gene encoding isoaspartyl peptidase/L-asparaginase isoform X1, which gives rise to MLPVIVVHGGAGLVGAERLEGSCRGVQEAALAAYRILQQGGSALDAVEEAVVKMEDNPMYNAGCGSVLNELGEVEMDAIIMDGKTLASGAVSAVRGIANPIKLSRLVMEKTQHLCLTAEGASRFAKAMGVPEVEEESLKTDYSRKRWVENLAPGSNPVESQMYGKSVSVSFLNQNRGKMGTVGAVAIDSQGNVASATSTGGMLNKMAGRVGDTPCVGCGAYADNLFGAASPTGHGEAIMKVTLCRLILFHMEQGMSPEKAADTALEYMKTRVQGIGGVIVVNSSGDWVARFTSEKMPWAAVKNDQLHYGFYKGESFTLPVSSI
- the asrgl1 gene encoding isoaspartyl peptidase/L-asparaginase isoform X2, producing MSRSWIAVMLPVIVVHGGAGLVGAERLEGSCRGVQEAALAAYRILQQGGSALDAVEEAVVKMEDNPMYNAGCGSVLNELGEVEMDAIIMDGKTLASGAVSAVRGIANPIKLSRLVMEKTQHLCLTAEGASRFAKAMGVPEVEEESLKTDYSRKRWVENLAPGSNPVESQMGKMGTVGAVAIDSQGNVASATSTGGMLNKMAGRVGDTPCVGCGAYADNLFGAASPTGHGEAIMKVTLCRLILFHMEQGMSPEKAADTALEYMKTRVQGIGGVIVVNSSGDWVARFTSEKMPWAAVKNDQLHYGFYKGESFTLPVSSI